DNA from Pelodiscus sinensis isolate JC-2024 chromosome 1, ASM4963464v1, whole genome shotgun sequence:
TCCTAGCTTCCCGCTTCACTTTGTCTTGCTGGTGGCACTTATGTATCGTCTGATCCGGGGAGAAACTGCCACGTTGTGGCTCTGACGCAGTCTCACCATATGATCTTGGGCAAATAACTTAATCTCTCTGTCTCAAACCCGTCTCTGTCACAGGGCACTAACACTTCCTTTCTCTCACTTTTTCTCCTTTCTCATTCCATTGGCTGCGCCTTGGTGCAGGGACTCACTGtccctttgtacagcacctagcacaatggagcccggATCTCGCGTGGGGTCTCTAGGCGCTGGAGCGGTATTGATGCATCATGAgggttggggagcaggctggTACTAAATGAATGTGGTACAAAAGGGGAAGAGGCAAGGTCTACAAAGGAGATTGACACAAGGGGTCAGCTCTGAGTAGTCTGGGGCTggatgggaaggggtgggagatggACGGGAGAGCAGCCTCACTACAATGGGAGGTCTTTTGGGAAGCTATGCTCTAGCTCCCTGAGTAGCTCTGAGGTCAACAGTCATTGGATGAAATCCTCTGGCCTGGGCTACACAGGAGCTCAGCCTTAGATGGTCGTGTAGGTGGCCCCCAGATCCACGAGAGAGACTTTCATCTGAATGAAGGGCCAGTGGGGgcgctttggggagggggaaaatgtgGTTATGCTCCTTAGTCCATAGCTGCTTAGGTGTTAGTGTGGCCATCCTGTGTGCCAGGTATCCGCATGCCACAGGGGTCCTGGTAGGGAAGGAGTTCTTGACTGTCCCATTGTGTGTTGCTTACAGGCTCTTCTGGCACGGAAAGCCGGCGGGGTCTAGGCTGAGCCCTGCGTGGAGATGGAGAACCACACGGTGGTTGCGGGGACCAACTCCTGCACTTTCCAAGAGGAATTCAAGCAGGTCCTGTTGCCCCTGGTCTACTCCGTGGTCTTTGTGGTGGGGCTCCCGCTGAACGTCATCGTCATTGTACAGATCTGGCTCTCCAGGAAAGTGCTGACCCGCACCGCCATCTACATGCTGAACCTGGCCATGGCCGACCTGCTGTATGTGTGCTCCTTGCCGCTGCTCATCTACAACTACATACAGAAGGACTACTGGCCCTTCGGGGACTTCACCTGCAAGTTCGTCCGCTTCCAGTTCTACAGCAACCTGCATGGCAGCATCATGTTCCTCACCTGCATCAGCATCCAGCGCTACCTGGGCATCTGCCACCCTCTGTCATCCTGGCACAAGAAGAGGGGCAAGAGATTCACCTGGAAAGTGTGCGGTGGAGTGTGGGTCGTCGTCATTGCTGAGTGCCTGCCCACCTTCGTCTTCGCCTCCACGGGCATCCAGAGGAACAGAACCGTGTGCTACGACCTCAGTCCCCCGGACCGCTCTGCCAGCTACTTTCCCTACGGCATGACCCTGACTGTCACAGGGTTCCTCCTCCCCTTCGTCGCCATCCTGGGGTGCTACTGCAACATGACCAGGATCCTCTGCCAGAAGGACGAGATGATAGGCTTGGCCGTGCGCAAGAAGAAGGACAAGGCCATCCGGATGGTGGTCATCGTGGTCATCGCCTTTGCCATCAGCTTCTTCCCCTTCCACCTGACCAAGACCATCTACCTGATCATCCGCTCCTCGGCGGGCGTGCCCTGCCTGGTCTTGCAAGCCTTCGCCATCGCCTACAAGTGCACCAGGCCCTTCGCCAGCATGAACAGCGTCCTGGACCCCATCCTCTTCTACTTCACCCAGCGCAAGTTCCGGGAGAGCACGCGCCACTTGCTAGACAAAATGAGCTCCAAGTGGCGGCACAATGCCTGTGGCACATACAAACCATAGGTGCTCAGGAAGGACGTATGGGAGGGGTGTTCTGCtgcatgggggcagaggacggaGTGGTGGGGGCCTtatcccaaccagccctgctttacCCAGCAccaaggagagggagagagagagtaggAGGCAGGGTCTGAGGGTCATGAgcacagagctgggagccaggagcttcTGAGTTCTAATCTCAGTTCTGCTCATGGATGGGTCACTTGGCTGCTCTgtgtctgtttccccatctgtggaaCGGAGAACAATACTCTGTAAATAACAGGTAAAATTATGCTGACCTGCCTCCCATTGGTCAGGGCCCAGAAAGGGCTTTGAGTATGGACCATACTCAGAAGAGTTCATCCTTAAAATTCCAGCCAGGCACCTGAGCTGGGAGAGGCTCCAATATGGTTGAAAAGAAGGAAGCGAAGACAATGGGGAGTAGGTGGTGTCCGAACGCAGTGCTAGTAGCAGGCCTGTGATACGCCGCAGCTGGTACAATGAGGAAGGCCATGCAATGTGCTGATCCACTGCTCGCTATGAACCACTGCTCAGTCTATGGATTTCAGCAGCACCGCTGAGAAACTGGTGGTCTTGGCCAAAGGTCTCTGACTGACAAAGTGTGGGGCTTTGCAGCAAATTGTACTACTGACAAAAATAACAATGGGTGGTACTCAACACTAATGGACTTGCAGCCCCGATGGGTTTGTCctgaagtgcttcatttagaACGAAGTTCCCAGTGGATTTGGGAAATTGGTTAcatgttgaaactctctagtctgtcACCCTGGGAATCTGGCCAGTTCCGAgtgagagaattttccagaccacaggaggtcaatattgtccagcagcattacgaacacttccactgcttactgggctgttagaggacatttaaaggtaaattagagctaaataaccacacagaacactgagagccgggagtggtggctgtaaacagactttatgggactgcgggaaacttggccatgcctaggaaaatctggctaactaaaatcattctggaccacggatgtttccggaccagagagttctggactaatGAGGTTCGCCCTCTATTATCAAGTAGATCAGCATTTCCTCTACGGTGCTCCTGCTTCCCATAAACACCCCTGGTTGATTTACAGCAACTTATATTTTGAGGGCAAAAATCTCTTCCCCAATAGAGGAGAGACCATCTCCTGAGAACCAGCACTTCTGGAATGGGGGAGCAACTGGCTACTTCCCAGTACACAGATTACTGGGATCTGGCCAACCTATCCACCAGTCAATGTGTGTTTGCCACAATTGTTCAGCTGAGTTTCCCAAGCAGAAAGCTGCTTTATTAATGCAAGGAAAACCCACATTGGGAATTTAGAAAAGCCAGTAGGTCTCTTGAGACCACATGAGTCTACAGTAGGATCAATCCACGTGGGAGGGCAGGAAAAGGGGAATCTAGTGGCTATATCTATAATAATATTGGCTGTCAACAATGAGGACACGGCCATTAAGCTAACCTGTTCATACTGTCTGGTTCTAGGTTTTCCTACCATTCTCAACGccataatatctgagcaccttACAATGAGATCTTCCTGGTTTCTACCATTTAAAGATCCATCATTTGTCTGACTGGATCTGGTGGGGCTCTGGTGtgttatgttttgttttgaattgtatgtaattttatttttgcaCACCCTCATTATAAAAGAATTTTCACATTTCCagaattttgtgcaaaaacctaaTTCATGGGAAATTTaattttgtgggggtttttttttttttttttgacaaactaggaaccagaatattttaaaagaatttctgaaatgtttttatgGTATGCTGGCTAAATGTGTGTGGGCAGGggtctccctctagtggctgaTCCCAGATATGAATCTGATACTTAATTTAGCTCGTGCAATAGATGGTTTTGATGCTGAAGCTCACTGATTCCATCCCCAGTGCAGTTGGCCTGTGTGCAACCCAACTGCATTACAGGCTGCTCTGAGCTTGTTAAGCAAAAATTCTCTGTTGTGATACATCACTGGATAAGATTGAATTTGGGGGTGAGAATGGAAGAAAGGTTTGGAATGACTGGCAATGCTTACTCCTGCAATTGTTCTTGGTTAACAGACGTAACTTACTGGACATGGTCTGGAAAAAGAGTCAAATAATTTAACTGAACAAAAGTGGAGACCACATACTGGGCCAAAACCCAGTGCTGGTATAAGCTAGTGTAGCTGTAATAAAATCACTTTGCAGTCTGTGGAATTGCACTAGCTGACATTGGGGGTGATTTTGACACAGTGGGAAAGTGTAGGTGCTGTGTCTTCCCCGATGGGCATGTTTGAAATCGGTGTTGAGGAAAGTAGCCAGATTGCTTAGCGTAGCTCCATTGACCTACCAGCACACCCATGCCATTGCCACACATGACATTGTCATGGGAGCTGTTTACAAGATGGCTGCATCTTGACTGAGATACCAGGAACCTCCAGAGCTAAAACCCCAAGCACCTACGGGGAGAGACCTACAACTCCCCAGATATCCATGGGCTGTGGATGCAGAGCCTCGGGGCTCATTGTTGTGgctacagatacaaattttgtatctgcacaagaCTCTACCTACAACACGAGCAGAAGAACCTGGCTCCTCTACCTGGTGGCTATAACAACTCCCGTTGCTGAGGTTCCATCACAACAGGGGACAAGTCTCTCTCTCATATtcacatcctccctccccccaagctatTTTCTCAACACAGCCATGCTCTGCTTCCTTTCACCTGGCTTCTGCAGGTACCATTGGCTTCTTCCTGCCTCGGTGCACCTGCTGTGCTCTTTTTCCTCCCTACTCCTCCTGTTCTTCAACCTGCAAACCTCTGCTAAAGCTCCCTGCTGCAACCCCAATGCTGGGCCACAGTAGAGTTGAGAGCTCTTGTGGGCAGCCCAGGCTCAGGGCTtggccctggccagctggctgaggTTTGGGACTCTTCCAGACTGATCCAGGTGCCAGCGGTCTAGGTAAGACTCTAGActgctcggggagccagccagAGCTTGGAACTATACCAGTGGGCCAGCTGGTGagagcagggtggcaggaggggcttgggcaaaagggatggagcagggcagggcttgaGGTAGAAGAGGCAAGGGAGGAGCTAATCTTTCCAACCAGGGAGTGCCACCCGTCCAGTCCTCTCACCTCTCCTaggctcctcctctcccaccccggcagctcctcctctttcccaccaTAGAACCACAGACGTGTTGGAGTGGGAgaggcctcaagaggtcatctggTCCTTGCTCAAGGCAGGGCCAAGTAATAACTAGACCCTTCCTGCCAggcatttgtctaacctgctcttgaaaacctccagtgatggagactccacagccccgAGCAGCACTCCTGTCATTTGCACTGAAGATTAATCCCACTTCTCTGACCGGAGCCTCTTTCCCATGAAGCGCTGTGCATAACTCATTTGCATAACGCTTTTCACTGTGGccctcatcctcctgccccccattcctTCCTGCTTCTAGTTAAACTCACCTGAAATCATCTGTTGTTTGTGGCAAAGACTACACCGCCTTGTGTGTTCGTACAGCACCTTGCATGGTGGGACCCGAATGAGAGTGTGGAGGACTTCTAAAATCCAAATAAATACTGTGAATCCACCCGTACCACATGGtgccagtgcattctgggaaacTTATCCCATAGGGCCTCAGCAGCCACTAGAGTGTCTGGACTAGCACCAGTAGCTTATGAAGCTGTGCCAGCTAGGCAGTGTTCCCGGTAAGCTGAGCATGGGGGCAgtcccaggagaaattcaaatgctgctcagttgATTAACTGACTATGTTTCTACTGgcagtgcacatctgcacatgccttggtgcacacaaaatttattctgcacatgaatggaaaaaattagagggaacactgcttctggGATGTCctgggagggagcagagctggcgTGGTGTGGGAGGTACCATGGGCATTGCAAAAGGAACATTGTGCAAGTCTAGGAAAGCACCCACAGACTGGAAGATCATTCAGGTGAGGCAGAACTTCTGCCAGGGTTGCTAACCAACTGCTGACCTGGGTGCCTACAAACTACTAGAAGTTGTACTCTGGACATTTTCCGGACAAAGCATCCATTGAGCCAACAGGTGACACATGGACACATCCACACAAACGAATCCCACGGAATGGCCATAGATGTCACTTTTAGCCATTCACTGGCCACCACTTCGGCAAACGCTAGCTCTGAGCCAGCAGTTCTTGCTCCCGTTGTACACACATCGGGGCTTGCCTAAGAGGAAATGAAAGGCTAAACTGCACATGTCTTCAGAAGCAGCAGAGAGACCACGTGTGGAGTAACTGTGGCATTACCAGCTCGTCCTCAATTGTTAATGTGATGTCCAGCATTCACCTGTCAGACTAACCCAAAACTCAGTGACACCAGggggaaaactcccattgactcgaTCATTGGATTGGGGCATTTCTTCTGGTTGATTCTTGTATGTGAAAAGCTCCTAGGGAGAGTGTAgtgcagctgtttggcctggaggaaactgccccagcccagcacctccccagagcagccctgtCTCTGGCATTGAATGGCTTGGGATCAGGCCGCCTTGTCTTTGGGGAGATGACTGGGCTGGACAGACAGTTGCTTGAGAGGAACACCTTCAGTCTGGGCCAAATCCAGGCTTGGAGTAAACAGGACCCCTTCCACCATAGTCCAGCAGCGGGCATAACTCCCTTGTGCGTTAAGGGCTCGGCTAGGACACTGCTAGCTAACACGTTGTCCCAGCCTACTCTCGGCTGGGATGTGGGCCTTGAGGAGAAGGCCCGGCAGAGAAGCCTGTACAGGAAGATGGCAGGCATGTAGCCGAGTGACAGTTTAGAAGAGTTCCCTTTCTCTCTCGTTTTATTTACCATCAGCCTCTGAACTATATGGTCCACTGAGCCCTTGATAGCTACAAATGGGGTCATAACAGCCCTGATCTGTgctggaggctctgccctgggacAGTATttccaggcccaccaatggggggagggaggaagagaaagggggcagttgtcctgggacccagtgattcaaaggggtctgtGGCTCTGAAGTAGTAGCAGTGGCTCCCTgcgccctttaaatcactgccagagcgcTGCACCACGCGCTCTGGGCAGAACGTGTGGGGGAGGTGTGCCCCACACTGAGCAGGGTTGAGGGCCGGCTGCCCTTGACCCCGTCCTTCCGGGAGCATAAAGCCGGCCCCCCACTCATGCATTGCCCAGAGGTCTGCAGAGATTGTTGGCTCCGCTGAGGAGTTCTGTTCAGTTTGTGGGCTGGATGGCTGGCTTTTattcccctgcagcagggggttCGACCTTCTTTCATGCGCAGATCCCTAAAAAATTCTAACGAAGGTTGAAAATGTAGACAGCACTTGTGCCCCCCTTATCCCCTGGGGACCTGTGCACCATGAGTTGAAAACACTGCACTACACTAGCTCTAGGGGCGGAATAACCCGCGGGTTGCATTTGTTACTAGAAACTCAGTCAGGGCTAAGGGCTTGTGCTCTTCTTTGGGAGCCCAGACTTGCCCCAGTCCCTTTAGCTGCTTCGTAGTCAATGAAGCAAATACTAACTGGTCTTTTCTGAACCCAGACGTTCTGGGCTGGATTCGCTCTCATTCTCACTGGTGTAAATCCGGAGTAACCTCACCAAGACAGGTGCAAAGCCACTGAAGCCCATGGCGTTGCCCCATTATACAAGTGATGTCTGGATCAGCTCTCGTGTAATTTAAGCTTGGTTTGTCTGTTGTAAAAAGCTTCTTCTATACGTTATAATATTAAGAGCAACCACAGTCTCTGTTGAGCCAAAGTAAACCTTTTGAGGAGTTATGCCATGTAAGCATATTGTAATGTGCCAATCCAGCAAGCGACCGGACCCTGCAACATCGCACACACCCCTGAGCTGAGGACAGGAAAATCAGTTCCCACCAATGCCTGTTTTCACTATTTGACCCTAACCAAACCACCTCCTTTAAGATGGGGAAGATCAAACTGACATGCCATGAACGAAGCTGTACAAGTTCTACGTACCTGTGTCCTCCCAGGACAGGGCACCAAACAATGACCAGAGTATAgcgaaggtttaaaaaaaaaagggcttGTCACTGGGAAGAAAAAGTCTGGACAGTTGAAgtgtggggcagggaagaggagggagaaatgtGGGTGCCCAGTTGGTGGTGCAGAAGAAAGAATGAACAGGCCCTTTAAATTTTAAACAGGGTTtgttccatcccctctccccccaccctttagtAAATTGCATCAAGGGTGGATTTATTTTCTGTGCTCTGCTTTGCATTGTTCCATTCCCCAgccagaaaagaacaacaaaccTTGAATCTGACTGCAGCCCCTTCTGCTACTGGGatagttttctctctcctttttttcccaGCTGCTagatcttttttatatatatctaAAAACCAAGAGCAGGATTTTACTTTCTCTAGTCATGTCTAATCCTGCCTGACAATGAACCAGAAGATCAGGAGAGCTTCAGGTAGCCCCAGACTACAGTTAAGGCCTGAGCCATGAAGTTCTGATCTGGACGGTAAGAAGAAATCCCCCATGAAATACAGTGCCTGATCAAAGCCCCCTGGATTAAACCAGGCTCTTTACACTGAATGTAATGGGCTCTGCAGCAGGCCCCTAGGAACAATGAGATGCATCATGGGGGCTATGACCTTCTTCTGGCGCATCTGGggtaccataagaacataagactggccatactgggccagaccaaaggtccatctagcccagtatcctgtctgccaacagtggccagtgccaggtgccccagagagggtggacagaagacaatgaccaagcaatttgtctcctgccatcctcctccagcctttgacaaacagaggccagggacaccattcctcaccccctggctaatagccttttgtggacctaacctccatgaatttatctagctcttttttaaactctcttatagtcctagccttcacagcctcctctggcaaggagttccacagattgactgtgcgctgtgtgaagaagaactttcttttattcttaTACCAGCTTTAGATGAGTGAGTCTGTCCCTGTGGGAGATGGACCCAAGCCACACGGTTTGACCCCTGCCTGCTTGGGTTCATCTCTGCTTCTGCAAAGTGACAGACCCATGCCCTTCACGACTAAAGGGGCTGCCTTCTCTCCTTTGCCATGCCTAAGAGCACTGATGCTTGTGCCAATGGCCTCACAGCCCAGACGTGGGAGTTGGTGGCATTTTGTGCTTTCCTGACCCTGCTGCACCCTAGGAAGCGCTGCTACTGGGGCCTGGTTTTGAGCTTGAATCTTTCATCAGTTCATCCCTTGCGTGGAAGGCTGTCCAGGGCGTGCCTGGGCTGTGCATGGTGGCATTGCTGGCAATGTGGTGCTGGCAGGGCCCTGCTTtatcacctccctcccagacagaatTCTGTCTCATTGAGGTGTTGATAAATGATTGTGTTGTGTCCTTTCAGCATGACTAATGGAAATAAAATGGAGGTGCCAGTACATCGGGGTGAATGTGTTTCTGTTGGGTCTCTCTGATGGGAAGGATGTGATTGCCTGGGGAAAGGAGCCATGGGCAGCCGAGGAGGGGCGGAGACACGAGAATCTAGCTGAAGAAAGGTTGCAAGAGTAGTTTTCATTTTTGATAGCAGCAAAGAGGCTTCCAGGCAGAGATGGTTTTTCACTtgcatcactgaaatgcagccacttctggaacTGTGCACAGCAGAGCTTAACCGCATGGGGCATAGTAGTGGGGCTGATGGGAGGGATTTGGGACAAGGATACTAAGGCAAACCTGCGtctcttgcacacacacacacatctccagGCTCTGCAATCTCCACACTGAACCACAGCTTTTAAAGAACCTGTGGTCCCAAGTGTcctgccactgaagtcaaagggtgTGTGAGAAGGCTTCCCCCATTGTGAAAGACAGAAGAGTCAGTGAGGCCAGCGATTGTCCCAGAAGAATCTGTATTCGAAACGATCATTCACAAGAAAGGGaaattggggggaagggggagacttgGCTTGGCTCTCAGGTTCCAGGATGAGTATGTGGCTCTGTACTGTTTGGTCTGGACTctctgggcacgtctacacagcagggcaaaagttgaattaagctacgtgACTTCAGCTACGTcgattgcgtagctgaagtcgaaatagcttaattttggcatttgacacagtctatgaagcaggaagtcgaagggagaacacttccatgcaaacaggggctggaagagactaaCTGAAGGGAACCTTACTTGTTCAGGCAGAGTGGGTCAAGCAGAACCTGTGATGAACAGTGCTCAAGCAGAGTCTGCTTAAAACAGGGATGTGGCTCACTGCGGTCAGAAGCACCTCTGCGACGAGCGGGAAGCAGGGAATCCTCTCACACTGCACATCTCAGGATGTGAGTCTGCCCACGAGCCTCTGCCacgtgagctaaaagccagctggctgtagACCACACTCATTATTCTCCCTGTATGTGGTCTCGGTGCCACTACCTGGGACATCACACCCATAGGTGTGTAGGTTGCACCATCTCTCCTACAATGTCTGGCCTCTGCCCTCTTCCAGACAGAAACTCAGGCCTGCTTGGGCTGGAAATGAATGGCCCCCTCTGGTGGCGGCAGCCTGCAAAAGGCTataagccagtggttcccaaacttttgggcatcatgccccccctttttgatttttgaaaaaccctcgcacccccccccccaaaagtagcaacaaaacttgttgagaaaaaaaaagggaactgagcggggcagcaaaacttgatgggggggatgCTGGGTCA
Protein-coding regions in this window:
- the P2RY6 gene encoding P2Y purinoceptor 6, with product MENHTVVAGTNSCTFQEEFKQVLLPLVYSVVFVVGLPLNVIVIVQIWLSRKVLTRTAIYMLNLAMADLLYVCSLPLLIYNYIQKDYWPFGDFTCKFVRFQFYSNLHGSIMFLTCISIQRYLGICHPLSSWHKKRGKRFTWKVCGGVWVVVIAECLPTFVFASTGIQRNRTVCYDLSPPDRSASYFPYGMTLTVTGFLLPFVAILGCYCNMTRILCQKDEMIGLAVRKKKDKAIRMVVIVVIAFAISFFPFHLTKTIYLIIRSSAGVPCLVLQAFAIAYKCTRPFASMNSVLDPILFYFTQRKFRESTRHLLDKMSSKWRHNACGTYKP